The region TGTATCGGcaagtttcatattttttgtaaAAGCATTGCTATTCTTATccttgaaacaatgtttctgCAAATGTTCTCTTCATGTTTTAGGCCTTACTCAGCATTTTGTATGTGTGGTTGCTTTAGAATTTTCTCTAAAGGCAGGGTGTTGGGTCTCTgtaaaatgttgaaatgaatAGCAATGACTATTTCtgatattgatatgaaaatcaatGGTCACGAGTCGAcgcatttgatttgaatttcgtTTTCTTGAATTATATCGATGATGACGTGTAAGATTAGATAGCTCGAAtggaattcatttttaatgatatCATTGATAAACCGCTATTAATAAATATGGTGCAATAGAATCTATCAAGCccgttttgaaatgaaaaattatgaatcATCGTATTTACTTTGAAACTGTTGTTACGCATACTTAAAAAGTGTGAGATGCCATTGTTCTTGTTAATGCTATTGTATGTCGGTATACTGAGAAAAATGATCTTGTTTCTTGTTCTCAAGACGATATCAAATGTCGGATTTCTTGTCGTGGAAAAAACATAATCAACACACAACGTGTCCTTGAAGCCTCAATTTACAAGGGTGAATTTGCTAACAATGCCCAGTTTCCAACTCCTTTAAGAGGAAATAAGCAAAACTTATATACGATATTCTTTTGGAAATTCATGcaatttaaaagaatttttctaaatggaattttcatcaaaatagttAGTTTCGTGTTTCCAAACTAGAAACTATTATTCAAATGGAAGACTTGGAAATGCAgatgtatttctttttttcgttaTAAATTCATGTGACTAGAACTCTTTTTAGATTACGActcttaaatttttgaaagtttCAAAAGTTCCATTCACCAATCTCACACTAGATTTGATACTATTTTACCTACGTACCATTCAGAGGTGGATAGCCTACCTATTTGCGATGGCTGCGAAAAGTATGCGGCATGTGGTTAGCAAATTTTGCGATGAGCTTTTTTCCCCCAGAGGAGCGACTGAGCCGTGTGCAAATTTACAGAAAGATGAGAATCGTGCTGTCATCAATAACGCAACGCCATACTTGTACCTTCCCGACAACCGCTGTACTCTCGTTGTGATAACACTTTTTAAAGGTGTTCCATCGTTGAAGTCCGTGAAGTCCATTGATTTTAGATAAACTATTCGCAGATAGCACATCCCACCTCACTTTCGTAACGTAATTCAATGATTGAGCGCAGCGAGGTCGATAGAATCCGTGAAATGCAAGTAATCGCAAACTGAAATGAATCATGTTGACATGAGAATTTCGTTTTAAAAATGTGTCCCCTGTGAGCTTTAAATCTACTAATCTAAGGATTACATAATGTCtgtgatttatatattactcaTAATGGAAAATGTAAGCAAAAGTAATCGAATATATTCTGATGCGATCGATCAATAGTTTAATTGGATGTCTGTTCAAATCAATAGATCTTTCAGAATGACAGTAATTAATCATTTGGAAATACCTTAGGAACGTCTCGGGCAGTTAGCTTTACTTTTCATTGCTATTCATTTCTAAAGCATGTCCCACTGTTTAGTTTTTTCATGCGTGTCTGTCATACATGTTatactttcattttttttcttttggttTATAGACCTATAGTTATGCAATGCAAAGCAGAATAAACTGACATTCAAACCCTTCTGTGTATAATGTCACTGttcaatttatatttatgataatcgATGATATGTTGAAAGTTATTTCTGCTCTGTAAAAGTTTGCACCTGGCCAGCTGgttgctctctctctctctctcttagcCCTTTAGAATGTTACTTTTTAGTTTGCATGTTTTACCGCTAGGTGGCTGAAGGCAAACTATTCGAAGGTGTAACAAATAATATGTCTGAATTGGCGGTTAAGGTGAGTATATTTGATGCCTTTATGTTTATTCAGTTTTTATGTATGCACAGCCTTTCAAATATAGGGATTATATTTTACCTAGGCAGCTCAATTATTCGTTCTAATTATCCTAGATTTAAACAGAAATGTATAATGATGTATTAATATTAATGatctaaaaaagatatatccTATCAAATATCCGCAATATGGAATGCACTAGAGCCAATGTTCGAATGGCAGGTAGATAGCAAAGTGATAGAACGTCTCGTTTTCACTTTGGAAAATGTCTCTAAATTTCTCCTTTCCACTTTCCAAAAAGGCAGCAGAATGTGTATTGCATATTCTTCAGTGGCGATGATCAATCAGCTACAATACAGTGGACCTTATGAACCTTATCTCTGCTGCATATAACGCGTATTTACATATTGAATTCACAATTTCCTGAGGACATCGGCGAGATACCAATTGCCCACAGATCTACTGATGCGTGCTAAaaataatctagaaaatcCATTGGCCGATGGATGAACTTGTATTATGAAGGCTCTAGGCTGATAGGATTTTCCATATTAGCATTTGGTTTGGTCACTGATCACTGGTGCTTGATTGATTCTTGCTATCTGTAACTCGCGTTGATATTACGCTATGAATGGTCACTGACCGTTTGTATACACCCCTTTCTCCGGCTCTCTAGATCATTATGATTCTTATATCTCACCGCACTAACATTGTTTATTGGCAATCGTCACtagctgaaatatataaattgcTTTTTTATCATCTCACATTGTATAATGGCTCAGTGATTGGCTCATTTGATTCCTGTAATGATGATGGCCCTTAGTAAATAATTATTGGTTATTGGAACGATTTGGTGCTTTTACAATGATCTACAATTAAACTTGTACCAATACTTGAACACCAAGTCCTTAATTTGATTTCTTTCATGAAGTTATTGATTTCTGGTTCTTGGTTTCACAGAAATTTAGCTCGCTATATTCGCATTTTCTTCCAATTAGAATCAGCAGTAGAATCATCTTTTGTGAAACCGTGCTCATTATTAATGCACAATAAATGTTATTTAGTTTTGTGCATTGTTGTATTAGAGTAGATTTTAGTTCTgaatcttcattttcaggttAAAGATGGCACATTGCTAAATGATGTGTCTTACCAAATGAACAATTTAGCTACAAAGGTATATATTCACTTATATGGTATGCctaatatatcatatttctTAGTTACTTATTTGCCTTATATTCATGCACTTGACTTCCTGGGAATCGGTTGTGTTAATAAAGATAACGTTTTTACCGAAGCATACATTAAGTCGTCATAATATTTTGATCTATAACACTATTTATTATGTGGCAACAACCTATGACAGTTTCTCtgatatatctagccaatacATTAAGCTCCTATGACTTTGCTGATGCTCCGGTAAAAACCAGTCTCCTGATTGCTGCATCTCTCTAATGCTACCCCAGTCTCCCTGTCTCATTTGATTTTCCTTATCCAAATACGCACAATTTATGTCcaataatgatgttatgttTATCGATTGATGGCTTGATGAGTTATTATAGAGATTATCTGTTTTCTAGTGTGTGTTTTTTGCCATGTCACATTACTTATTGATACATACGATAGTCATAGGTTAATATGGTTAAAAAGGGGTTACATTCTCTGGAAATTACAATCTGTTAGTGTACCGTCAATGTGAGTTTGAGCCAATAAATCGCAATATGATGAGATCATCGTATCAGATATGTTTTTGATCATGAATTCACTCATAGTCATGaaaagttaataatgataatggtaacgtttcaCTTGCTATCCTGTATAGTCATCAGAGAAAATACCTGATTAATGAAGCCTGAAGCAATTGTGGTTTAACACAAGCGGCAAACACTTATTGGTATTTTGTAGCCATAAAAATGCTTCGGCATGTTGGAAGCTGGTTGATTAAAAAAGCTGTGTAACCTTTCAATCACACCTGCTTTTTTATTGTGTTCTGTTTTTCGTAATGCAATCAACACTCGAAGCTGTGTGTCATAGTTGATCAGGATTTGCCACAATTTGTTTGATTCAATTAATCAAGCATTGATTCTGTCGAAACACTAAAGCATACCTACCACACAACCATAATATGGCGAACAGGGCAGTGTGTATTTTTCTCATTCTATTTACATACATTATCTATCGCCAGTTTCGAGTAGTTTCAAGTCATAAAAGGGTCTAAATTTGATctaatttcataataaaatCCTCGGACTTCCATGCTGTTTACATGCCTGAAGGAATATCTGCTTTCTTTTTGTGTAGAATGTTCTAATCATTATTCTGAGTCCAGTTTTCATCGCAGTTTTAAAAGATTTACTTTTAAATTTTTGTATCTAttgaatgtatttcatatcCATGAATTTCTTGAATGTTTTAAACTCTGaatcatttgaataagttGCCTAGGTGACAAGAGATTAAAGTGTCTCTTATTCTACCACCAATGGATTTCAGCTGTCAAAAGCAATCAGATACAAAAAACAAGTGACTCCACTTTCTTTTGAATTAAAAGTAACGTAAGGGACTAAGCAAACAAATTGATAGTCAGGCAGTGTAGAGAGCGTAACTGCTAACAGCTTTTTCAAATCTAAACTGTCACTGAACAAACTTACACTTCGCAGTTGGTTTCCAGTAAGCTTCATGAGAACTTGAAAATGTAATGGGTTTCTCTCTATTTTGTGATCGATTTTTCAGATGTCGTCGGCGAGTTTGAAAGGCTGGCGTGACATCTCATCTCTATGGAGTGATCCCAAGACAACATTGGCGACCGCTGACACATCTCCTGGCGAGGGAACATCTCTGCTCGGTGGCTCTGGACGTAGAAACATGTAAGTATGCAAGATCATACAAGCCAATTCCATTTGTACATAATAACAGAAGTAGCTAAACATTTCTCACTTAAGTAGAGGTTGCAAATATTCCATTAACGGAATTTATGTTTAAAGCCCTGCTGTGAATGAAATTGGTCATTCGATTTCACAGTTCATATCTCCCGCAGCTGCTGCTAACGTGGATTTCTGATGGGGATTTCTCATACCAGTACATACTGATGTTGGGTGCTATTAATTGTTCATTACAAATGAAATGCTTATAAGAaggattatatttgaatttttattgtttcattaaatcttTTATTGACATTGTTTATCCTTGTTAACTTAAAATCAGTAAAAGCAGATTGTGACTGATTATTGAAACTGTTTCATATGTCAGTAGTTATATTGCATAGCAGCAGGAAAATCAGAAAAGGGAATATCAGTATTTAATTGCAAGTTTAACTGCCCCATGGACTTCCATCAATATGCCTTTCTTGATATACTGCTCAGAAGTTTCGATATATTGTTGGAAtttatattgcattttctaggGGAAGCAATAACCGTGATGAACCATTGCTGAATGAATTCAGCCCAGACCGAGACACGGATGATGCTTGGAATAACTGGACAGATGATTGGAATGACGACCATCATAACACCAACAAAACGACATCTACTCTGAAAGACGAAGAAGGATGGGGACAACTTGATTGGTCGGACGTTGATAATTCACCTACTACTGGCTCTTCCAATAAAGAAAACAAGACAAAAAAGAACTCTCGAGATGAcaaaaactcattcaaatctTCACCAAATCgtaatcagaaaaatctacgGAACAACTCACCTAGGAACTCGGAGCCAGAGGTTGGAAATTTGTTGGACTTCAGCGAAGATAAACCGAATATGACAGTTACACAACAAAGCCACAATAATGACGGTTGGGACAATGATAAATGGGCAGATGATTCGGATGATGAATGGGAAGCTTTAGAATTAGAGCGCAGTAGTCTTACTAGTCAACAGCTCAAAGCGGCTAAAGCAACAGCGAAATAAACTTTCTCATAAAAACTGAACTATTTTTCTTAGAAATATCCCAATAGACAGTGGTCTTCATTTTCAGAGTACCTGATAACTGTATATGTATAGTAATGCTACCTAGGGACAAGATCATATGGTTTGGAGCTTCAATTCTCAGattagaattattaattgctcaAAAATGAACATATACGTATGTATACGTATTGTGAGTAGATTATACACAGTTTTCACTGAAATCGTTTCATTCAAGCCTCAGACCCAGTTATTGCCCGGTTCGGTGGTAGTGATACTCTTGCAAGATATGCATGATGTTGTGTCCTCTCTTTCTGGATATTCTCTGTAGAGGCATGCCGAAAACATTCCTCTATATCCAAAATactcaattttatttttgcttCTAGTCTTGAATGGTTGGTATTGACGGATATCATCTGGAGCCCACATTTAGTACAGAGCTATAATATAAAGTGATATATCGAGGACACATTAGAGAACTTATTTCACTCTTGGAGAACAACAAAATCCAAATCAGATACATTGCAGCGTTAGTCAACAGACTTCCTAAAAAAGATGACagtatgaattttcaaaagcattgaaaaatttttgtattttgctGTAATGCAACTCATCATTTGTAGTAGTAAAAGGTCATGTGAAAGTGCTGATACAaaatatcctgttataattaggAAATAGTAAGTAATTATATGAATTACACTCTTTATGTCTAGATATTCTTCATAGTAATTTAGAATGTCATTATTTTGTAGTTCGATTGATTTTTTGCTTGAAATTTTATAAGCAAATTACCTACTTTGAAATAACATTAACCTGGCCTCTCAGAAAAAAGGTTGGTTAACAAAATCAAGCTCTTCCTTTGCGTGTAGATGTAATGTAATAATGGAAAAGAAATTTGCatcttaaatttttaaaagaaatattaCCATATTGTTCTCGTTGTCATATTGACCCCTGTGTAGATATATTGTCCGCATAAAaggaaaaagatatttttatgTAACAATGAATGAAAGGTATTTACAACTTTTCAGAATGTGATATATGGAAGCATTGAGTTTTGAACTCCAACTAATACAATTCATTCTGGTTACTTTAAGCTCATTTACTATTTGCCAGTAGTTGAAGATGATCGTCAGATATAatttaagatttatcattGTGTCTTATGGTGTCACTGGTAGtcttattttgaaaagaaacgactttcaattttcagtttatCTAATGGTCAGAATTACAAGTGCAATAAACTCATTGTGATCATGGATAAACTAGACTGTAGTTTACATCCATGCTTCGTAATCCTTATTTACCTTATTACCCGGTAGAGTACAGTAGAATCGGCTTAATTCGGATTGTTTGGGGCCTACGAAATTGATCCAGTTTACGATTAAAAGCCATTTTCTTGTACATAGATGAAAAATGAGAATACAAATATTGTCAGGATTAGACCGAAATCTGGATTAAGCCAATCCGTATTAACAAGCCGGGTTTGACTGTAGATTCTATCTTGCTTTGAATCCACTCTATGCTCATTGATGGTACAGTATTAAGCTTTTGTTACAGGCTGAGTTGTTTATCAagatatttgatcctttagTTAATTATTTCAGAAACTGTTCCCTGTAATATGAATGAAGTTTATTTAGACACAAAAGACCAGTACAGAGGCCCTGTAATAGGTTGAGGAATAAGTAGCTTTTGGTTACTCGTTGTATGTCATATCAAGTTTTTGGTTCCTTGGTAATAACCAGTGCACCATGGTAGTAAAAATGATGTGTAGAAAAACTTCGAatagatgaaaaaaatatgtcATCCAGAAATCAGATTATCCCTTTCATGATTACTTGTGAAGTATTTGTTTCTAAGTGTAAGATATAaagtagaaaaaaatcaaatacttAATCAGTTAGGGTAAAATGACTACATTTTGTGAATGTGTAATTTATTGTGTAAACTATGTGATTGTTTGTGGATTCGATACTgtcaaatttaaaatcaagatcTTCTGAATGGCTGGTGAAGGCTTGAATGAACTGTTAATGAAATCTGACAAGATGTAGTATATATTGGAATGCGCAGGATTCAAAGTTCATGATATGTCCAGTTTATAAATTGCTACGGATGTGTTTAGGGCAAATCTGAATATTTCGCCGCATTTATTTTGTCCAAAGTTTTAGAAGTTGACGATGTGGTGCTGGAGTTATTGTATAGACTgcagatgatgatgaataaCATGTATTAATGAGCGATACCTGTACACATTGGACTTGTTTTTGATGTgacttttaaaatgtttaaaaaagccagcatgtaaaatatatacataacgataacgattaagtttatttcttttaaTATTTCTGACTGTTTACACTAGATGGATCAACATTTCGATTATCCCAGGTTTGAAACCCTGGTCTGCCAGTGTAGATTTGTAATATTGTTCACAGAAATAACACCAGGGGTTCGTTGGCAGCACCATTCCCCTGGTGGAATTTATGCGAATTGATGCAATTGTCGGGTAAAtcagttcacagaaattccgctagggaaccgtatggtgctgccatcttcctCCATATACTACGGGAATGGTTAGAGTGTAAtgaatattcgtattcgttgTTCTGAATATACGTATTCGAATAAAATCTCTGCTATCTCAGTATGATCCAGATCCTGGAGACATATTGGATGAAGTTCTAAGCTTGCGCCATACATATATTTTACAACCAACAGAATTGAGAGAAACAAAGCTTTCATTTcgtaaaatattgatttattcgtATTTACAATGTACATGCATAAAAATCTATACATGTAAAagcatgaaaaaaagaaagcaTCATACATCTTGACGGACTAATCAAAAACAATTAGACCTTTCACGGCATGATatctaaaaacaattatttacaaagtTGAGAGTCAAATCGAAGCACAGAAAGAGTTAAAAACATTTGTTGTTAAAAACTACAAAACTGAAAGTTACTCCCGCCACATCTGGCAACCATCATAATAATCTTCCTAGTGACAAATGAAATGCAATAATAATAACAGATTCTTTATATTGTACAACACCAACCAATCACCAATAGAATGAAGTAGAAAGGAAACTGGCAGCCTTTGAAAGCCAGCTAGATGACTGCTCTTCATGAGGCCCACGTCTGGCCAGCGGTTGATCTCCTTCTCTCACAGGACTTGGTTCATCTGGTAAATATTGAGGCATGTCAGCTTCATTATGTTCATCATCTTCCGTCAGGTCTGCCCCAAATGCTAAAAAAATCTGAAACcagatacagaaatattcactttcCCTGACAAAATAGATGAGCGgcgattttttttctcatcgAGTAGAACTCAATTACAGGATGAGTAGGGAATGCTCATATATTCctgaattatgaataaaaatgCAAATGGCTCCTAATTAAATATGGACTTTTTGGTTTACAAGTAAatgtattacataatatatcaGATGTTAAAGACAGAATTCAACTACAcagtttttaagaaaatcatttCGCTTACCTCATTTCCATCATCACCTTTTAACACTTGCTCTGCCGACATTAATTCACTCATGGCTATAGCGTGAGCTAAAACCTACAAATAGTTTCCGAAATGATTAGGGTACCCGTTGAAGATAACTAAGGCTGCATACGAACATAATGAACCCACTGCAAACGATTACCTCTGGCTTCAAGTCAAGACGTGTCCGTATGATTGCTCTTTTCTTGGCAAAGTTAAAAGTGATGCTGATTACACCTCGAACATGGATGATATTATTTCGACAAATGTCCATATCTGCTTTATCTTTCAGTCCCTTTATTTGCAACACAATAGTTTTACCCTTACCGGCGTGTCCAcctaaaaagaaattcttCTTACGTCTGTGCGCTCTTTTTGGCGTGATACACCTAATAAGGAATGAAAGAACTATTTCTCAGTGACAAATAGCAGGttaacaagaaaattttgaccAACCTCCCTCTAGCCCTAAACAACAGTCATAGTCTAAGAAAGATCTTTGCTGATAATTTACCCTTCAATTGAAGTATTGCTGGTGTCCTTAACTAAAACCGCTTTGTTACATTCTTGACTAAATATGGACAGTAGTTTTTCAGCCATGTTCTTCACTTGATTATCTGCAGTTCCACTGAAACAGATATCACTATATAAGGGTTCAGATGAAGATAACGAAGTGAATTAATTATAATAAATACAcacaaaactaaaaataagaatagatagaaaagaaatgtaTTACCAGTAATAATACATATCAACTATGACGTTAACGTGGCATTTTAATCTACTTACTTAGCAACAAGGTTTTGAAGCTGTGTTTTCATGCCCATAAATGTTGCCAGAAATTCAACTTCACCTTTGCATTCGGTCAAAAGTAAAAGcgtctgaaataaaaatggaGGAAAGTCTTTATCCatcaattcataaaaagaCTTACAACTCAATCGACACCGAAACATTTTAAATACCTCTAGAGCAGATTTCACAATTTGGACATCCGAATTTGACAACACC is a window of Tubulanus polymorphus chromosome 2, tnTubPoly1.2, whole genome shotgun sequence DNA encoding:
- the LOC141900221 gene encoding armadillo repeat-containing protein 1-like isoform X1, producing MLTNMMNDNNSGTDGSLAIAAFKVMASDPLKRLALARDPTCIGGLVMVLSNSDVQIVKSALETLLLLTECKGEVEFLATFMGMKTQLQNLVANGTADNQVKNMAEKLLSIFSQECNKAVLVKDTSNTSIEGCITPKRAHRRKKNFFLGGHAGKGKTIVLQIKGLKDKADMDICRNNIIHVRGVISITFNFAKKRAIIRTRLDLKPEVLAHAIAMSELMSAEQVLKGDDGNEIFLAFGADLTEDDEHNEADMPQYLPDEPSPVREGDQPLARRGPHEEQSSSWLSKAASFLSTSFYW
- the LOC141900221 gene encoding armadillo repeat-containing protein 1-like isoform X2; this encodes MMNDNNSGTDGSLAIAAFKVMASDPLKRLALARDPTCIGGLVMVLSNSDVQIVKSALETLLLLTECKGEVEFLATFMGMKTQLQNLVANGTADNQVKNMAEKLLSIFSQECNKAVLVKDTSNTSIEGCITPKRAHRRKKNFFLGGHAGKGKTIVLQIKGLKDKADMDICRNNIIHVRGVISITFNFAKKRAIIRTRLDLKPEVLAHAIAMSELMSAEQVLKGDDGNEIFLAFGADLTEDDEHNEADMPQYLPDEPSPVREGDQPLARRGPHEEQSSSWLSKAASFLSTSFYW